The following are from one region of the Neurospora crassa OR74A linkage group III, whole genome shotgun sequence genome:
- a CDS encoding serin endopeptidase: protein MVRLGLATTLLAAASFAQAAHQKAPAVVPGAYIVEYEDSHDPTSILASIKGDATIRKDIRHELFKGASFQFKDLNKADDLASKVAAMSGVKALYPVRRYSIPEHTVHSTGSAVQEVVAKRDTGNDTFSPHLMTQVNKFRDSGITGKGIKIAVIDTGVDYLHPALGGCFGPGCLVSYGTDLVGDDFNGSNTPVPDSDPMDTCNGHGSHVLGLLSANTNNPYGIIGAAPDVTLGAYRVFGCSGDVGNDILIEAYLKAYDDGSDIITASIGGASGWPEDSWAAVVSRIVEKGVPCLVSAGNDGATGIFYASTAANGKRVTAVASVDNILAPALLSEASYSVANGSLSTFGFTAGSPSAWANVSLPVWSVNFNTADAANGCEAFPDDTPDLSKYIVLIRRGTCTFVQKAQNAAAKGAKYIIYYNNASGSTKVDVSAVADVKAAAMVTSETGAAWIKALQAGTQVTVNMADPETAPKNLNNFPNTATPGFLSTYTSWGPTYEVDVKPQISSPGGMILSTYPRALGSYAVLSGTSMACPLAAATWALVMQKRGTKDPKVLENLFSATAHPNLFNDGTKTYPMLAPVAQQGAGLIQAWDAANANALLSVSSISFNDTEHFKPLQSFEVTNTGKKAVTYQLGHTSAATAYTFANDTSIGPAAFPNELVDAKATLVLTPAKLTLNPGQKKTVTVLAIPPLGLDAKRLPVYSGYITLNGTDSTGYSLPYQGVVGSMRSVTVLDKQNSYLSQSSDATYAPVAAGTTFTLPPAGKANDTLYATTVYPTIVLTLSMGSAEVHADVVNSKGKTIGQVLTFPARWNPRGTFEWNWDGALSDGTYAPADTYKITLKALKIYGNSKWPLDWETQTTEPFTIKYAAKSKRAFTA, encoded by the coding sequence GATCCTACCTCCATCCTCGCCTCCATCAAGGGCGATGCCACCATCCGCAAGGATATTCGCCATGAGCTCTTCAAGGGTGCTTCCTTCCAGTTCAAGGATCTCAACAAGGCCGATGACCTCGCCAGTAAGGTTGCTGCCATGTCTGGCGTCAAGGCCCTGTACCCTGTCAGGCGCTACTCCATCCCCGAGCACACGGTTCACTCCACTGGTAGCGCCGTTCAGGAGGTTGTCGCCAAACGTGACACTGGCAACGACACCTTCTCCCCCCATCTCATGACCCAGGTCAACAAATTCAGGGATTCCGGTATTACTGGCAAGGGCATCAAGATCGCCGTCATCGACACTGGTGTCGACTATCTTCACCCTGCCCTCGGCGGCTGCTTCGGCCCCGGCTGCTTGGTCTCATACGGTACCGACTTGGTCGGGGATGACTTCAACGGCTCCAACACTCCCGTACCCGACTCAGATCCTATGGACACATGTAATGGTCATGGAAGTCACGTCCTAGGTCTGTTATCAGCGAATACCAACAACCCCTATGGCATCATTGGCGCTGCCCCGGATGTGACCCTCGGTGCTTACCGTGTGTTCGGCtgcagtggtgatgttggtaACGATATCCTCATCGAGGCTTACCTCAAGGCCTACGATGATGGCAGTGACATCATCACCGCCTCCATCGGTGGTGCCTCTGGTTGGCCCGAGGACTCTTGGGCTGCCGTCGTCAGTAGGATCGTCGAGAAGGGTGTTCCCTGCCTTGTCTCTGCCGGAAACGATGGTGCTACGGGTATCTTCTACGCTTCTACTGCCGCCAACGGCAAAAGGGTTACCGCAGTCGCCTCTGTCGACAACATACTTGCCCCTGCTCTTCTCAGCGAGGCCTCTTACTCTGTCGCTAACGGCTCCCTTTCGACCTTCGGCTTTACCGCTGGTTCCCCCAGCGCCTGGGCCAATGTCAGCCTTCCTGTCTGGTCCGTCAACTTCAACACTGCCGATGCTGCCAACGGCTGCGAGGCTTTCCCCGATGACACCCCTGACCTTTCCAAGTACATCGTTCTCATCCGCCGTGGTACCTGCACCTTCGTCCAGAAGGCTCAGAACGCTGCCGCCAAGGGAGCCAAGTATATCATCTACTACAACAACGCCTCTGGATCTACCAAGGTCGATGTCAGCGCCGTTGCGGATGTCAAGGCTGCTGCTATGGTCACTTCCGAAACTGGTGCTGCTTGGATCAAGGCCCTCCAGGCCGGCACTCAGGTTACTGTCAACATGGCTGATCCTGAGACCGCCCCTAAGAACCTCAACAACTTCCCCAACACCGCTACCCCTGGCTTCCTCAGCACCTACACATCCTGGGGCCCTACCTACGAGGTTGATGTCAAGCCCCAGATCTCTTCCCCCGGCGGTATGATCCTTTCCACCTATCCCCGTGCTCTTGGCTCCTATGCTGTACTTTCTGGTACCTCCATGGCCTGCCctcttgctgctgccaccTGGGCCCTCGTCATGCAGAAGCGTGGCACTAAGGACCCCAAGGTCCTCGAGAACCTTTTCTCCGCCACTGCCCACCCTAACCTCTTTAATGATGGTACCAAGACCTACCCCATGCTTGCCCCGGTTGCCCAGCAGGGTGCCGGTCTGATCCAGGCTTGGGATGctgccaacgccaacgcccTCCTCAGCGTCTCCAGCATCTCCTTCAACGACACTGAGCACTTCAAGCCCCTCCAGAGCTTCGAGGTTACCAACACTGGCAAGAAGGCCGTCACTTACCAGCTCGGTCATACCAGCGCTGCTACCGCCTATACTTTCGCTAATGATACCTCTATCGGCCCTGCTGCCTTCCCCAACGAGCTCGTCGATGCTAAGGCTACCCTCGTCCTCACCCCCGCCAAGCTCACTCTGAACCCTGGCCAGAAGAAGACCGTCACCGTCCTCGCCATTCCCCCCTTGGGTCTCGATGCCAAGCGCCTGCCCGTCTACTCGGGCTACATCACCCTCAACGGCACCGACTCCACCGGCTACTCGCTCCCCTACCAGGGCGTCGTCGGCAGTATGCGCTCTGTCACCGTCCTTGACAAGCAGAACAGCTACCTCAGCCAATCCAGCGACGCCACCTACGCGCCCGTCGCCGCCGGCACCACCTTCACCCTGCCTCCCGCCGGCAAGGCAAACGACACCCTGTACGCCACCACCGTCTACCCGACAATCGTACTCACCCTCAGCATGGGCTCCGCCGAGGTCCATGCCGACGTCGTCAACTCCAAGGGCAAGACCATCGGCCAGGTCCTCACTTTCCCGGCCCGCTGGAACCCCCGCGGTACTTTTGAGTGGAACTGGGATGGTGCTCTCTCTGATGGCACCTACGCCCCTGCTGACACTTACAAGATCACGCTTAAGGCGCTCAAGATCTACGGGAACAGCAAGTGGCCCCTGGACTGGGAGACGCAGACTACCGAGCCCTTCACGATTAAGTATGCTGCTAAGAGTAAGAGGGCTTTTACTGCCTGA
- a CDS encoding CTP synthase — MPSSPKMKFVLVSGGVVSGVGKGIIASSCGLLLKTLGLKVTAIKIDPYINVDAGTMNPKEHGECFVLHDGGETDLDLGNYERYLGVDLARDNNITTGKVYQQVIENERKGKYLGRTVQVVPHVIDAIIDTINRVSRVPVDKSGEEPDVCIIELGGTVGDIESMPFVEALTQLRHRAGKNNFINIHVSYVPVVNGEQKTKPTQHAVKSVRSAGLIPDLIACRCEKPLEQGTINKVASSCQVEVNQVLAVRDMPTIYQVPLLLEEQGLLRELKETLKLDDVKLSPARVSQGQEVWAKWQKIVPLGYAETVDIVLVGKYVELHDAYLSVIKALEHSAMRCGRKLNLIWVDSEHLEEKTQKEDPTKYHKAWHDVCVAKGILVPGGFGHRGTEGMIRAAQWAREQKTPFLGVCLGMQVAVIEAARNLCELKDATSEEFDANAEHRVIIFMPEGSKEKLGGTMRLGTRSTHFQPGSEFSKLRALYGEATTIEERHRHRYEVNPDYIEKLEQSGLIFIGKDDSGERMEVVEIKDHPYYVGVQYHPEYTSRVLDPSRPFLGFVAAAIGCLDQITKEILQDAGFANGSINGAHF, encoded by the exons ATGCCATCATCGCCCAAGATGAAGTTCGTTCTGGTGTCAGGAG GTGTTGTGAGTGGAGTTGGCAAGGGAATTATTG CCTCATCATGCGGTCTCCTTCTCAAGACCCTCGGCCTCAAGGTCACTGCCATCAAGATTGACCCCTACATCAACGTTGATGCCGGTACCATGAACCCCAAGGAGCACGGCGAGTGCTTCGTCCTTCATGACGGTGGCGAGACCGATCTGGATCTCGGCAACTACGAGCGTTACCTCGGTGTCGACCTTGCCCgcgacaacaacatcaccaccggcAAGGTCTACCAGCAGGTCATCGAGAACGAGCGCAAGGGCAAGTACCTCGGCCGCACCGTCCAGGTTGTACCCCACGTTATCGACGCGATCATCGACACCATCAACCGTGTCTCCAGGGTACCTGTCGACAAGTCTGGCGAGGAGCCCGATGTCTGCATTATCGAGTTG GGTGGTACTGTCGGTGATATTGAGAGCATGCCTTTCGTTGAGGCCCTCACCCAGCTTCGTCACAGAGCTGGCAAGAACAACTTCATCAACATCCACGTCTCTTACGTCCCTGTCGTCAACGGCGAGCAGAAGACGAAGCCTACCCAACACGCTGTCAAGAGCGTCAGGAGTGCTGGTCTCATTCCCGACTTG ATTGCGTGCCGTTGTGAGAAGCCCCTTGAGCAGGGCACCATCAACAAGGTCGCTTCCAGCTGCCAGGTCGAGGTCAACCAGGTCCTTGCCGTCCGCGATATGCCCACCATCTACCAGGTgcctcttctccttgaggAGCAGGGTCTGCTCAGGGAACTTAAGGAGACCCTGAAGCTCGACGACGTCAAGCTCTCCCCCGCCCGTGTCAGCCAGGGCCAGGAGGTCTGGGCCAAGTGGCAGAAGATTGTTCCCCTCGGTTACGCCGAGACCGTCGACATCGTCTTGGTCGGCAAGTACGTTGAGCTTCACGATGCTTACCTTTCCGTCATCAAGGCTCTTGAGCACTCCGCCATGCGCTGTGGCCGCAAGCTCAACCTCATCTGGGTTGACTCTGAGCACCTCGAGGAGAAGACCCAGAAGGAGGATCCCACCAAGTACCACAAGGCTTGGCACGATGTTTGCGTCGCCAAGGGCATTCTCGTCCCCGGCGGCTTCGGTCACCGTGGTACCGAGGGTATGATCCGTGCTGCCCAGTGGGCTCGTGAGCAAAAGACCCCCTTCCTCGGTGTCTGCCTTGGTATGCAGGTTGCCGTCATCGAGGCTGCCCGCAACCTCTGCGAGCTCAAGGATGCCACCTCTGAGGAGTTCGATGCTAACGCTGAGCACCgcgtcatcatcttcatgcCCGAGGGTTCCAAGGAGAAGCTTGGCGGTACCATGCGTCTCGGCACCCGTTCCACTCACTTCCAGCCCGGCTCTGAGTTCAGCAAGCTCCGTGCTCTCTACGGCgaggccaccaccatcgaGGAGCGTCACCGTCACCGTTACGAGGTCAACCCCGACTACATCGAGAAACTCGAGCAATCTggcctcatcttcatcggcAAGGACGACTCCGGCGAGCGCATGGAGGTTGTCGAGATCAAGGACCACCCTTACTACGTCGGTGTTCAGTACCACCCCGAGTACACCAGCCGTGTCCTCGACCCCTCTCGCCCCTTCCTCGGCTTCGTTGCCGCTGCCATCGGCTGCCTCGACCAGATCACCAAGGAGATCCTCCAGGATGCCGGCTTCGCCAACGGGAGTATCAACGGCGCTCACTTCTAG